The Roseibaca calidilacus genome has a window encoding:
- the gmk gene encoding guanylate kinase, translating to MIRRGLLIILSSPSGAGKSTLAKRLMAWDDSLRFSVSATTRPPRAGEVDGREYYFRSHDEFAAMVAAGEMLEHAEVFGNFYGSPKGPVVAAMEAGRDTLFDIDWQGGQQVRNSSLGKDVISIFILPPSITELDRRLRSRGQDSDAVIDDRMRKSRDEISHWAEYDYVLVNEDLDATEASLRSIIEGERLRRDRQPGLNEFVRGLNAEFDRNRG from the coding sequence ATGATCCGACGCGGGCTTCTTATTATCCTGTCATCGCCGTCGGGTGCGGGTAAATCCACCTTGGCCAAACGGCTGATGGCGTGGGATGACAGCTTGCGGTTTTCCGTATCCGCGACCACCCGCCCCCCGCGTGCGGGAGAGGTGGACGGGCGCGAGTATTATTTCCGCAGCCATGACGAATTCGCCGCCATGGTCGCGGCCGGAGAGATGCTGGAACATGCAGAGGTGTTCGGTAATTTCTACGGCTCGCCCAAGGGGCCGGTGGTCGCGGCGATGGAAGCGGGGCGCGATACGCTTTTCGACATCGACTGGCAGGGCGGGCAGCAGGTGCGCAATTCCAGCCTTGGCAAGGATGTGATCTCAATCTTTATCTTGCCGCCCTCGATTACCGAACTGGACCGCCGCTTGCGCAGTCGCGGGCAGGATAGTGACGCGGTCATCGACGACCGGATGCGCAAATCCCGTGATGAGATAAGCCATTGGGCCGAATATGATTATGTTTTGGTCAACGAGGATCTGGACGCCACCGAAGCAAGCCTGCGAAGCATTATCGAGGGTGAGCGCCTGCGCCGCGACCGCCAACCCGGCCTGAACGAGTTCGTGCGCGGCCTAAACGCCGAATTCGATCGCAACCGTGGATAA
- a CDS encoding 5-formyltetrahydrofolate cyclo-ligase produces the protein MNKAAHRDAAAKRRAVAHVAGGAQAAQRACAVISDILVARFGAQLGQVVLAGYMPMRSEISPLPAMLAHPGPVCVPVITARATPLEFHRWSAQTPMQRGQFGADIPVTADLLVPDVLIAPLLAYDPRGYRLGYGGGFYDRTLAQLRARGPVLAIGLAYGAQSQPEVPIEQTDEPLDLIATEEGLVTVPGRAEPGSLC, from the coding sequence ATGAACAAAGCAGCACATCGGGACGCAGCGGCCAAACGTCGGGCCGTGGCGCATGTTGCGGGCGGTGCACAGGCAGCGCAGCGCGCCTGCGCGGTGATTTCTGACATCTTGGTGGCCCGCTTCGGCGCGCAACTGGGGCAGGTGGTGCTGGCGGGCTACATGCCGATGCGGTCCGAAATCTCGCCCCTGCCGGCAATGCTGGCGCACCCCGGCCCGGTCTGTGTGCCGGTTATCACAGCACGCGCAACCCCGCTGGAGTTTCATCGCTGGAGCGCACAGACCCCCATGCAGCGTGGCCAATTCGGTGCCGATATACCTGTTACCGCTGATCTGCTGGTGCCGGATGTGCTGATCGCGCCGCTGCTGGCCTATGACCCGCGCGGCTACCGCTTGGGCTATGGCGGCGGGTTTTATGACCGCACCCTCGCGCAGTTGCGCGCGCGCGGCCCTGTTTTGGCCATCGGGCTGGCCTATGGCGCGCAGTCCCAGCCAGAGGTTCCGATCGAGCAGACGGATGAACCGCTTGACTTGATCGCGACCGAGGAAGGGCTGGTGACAGTGCCGGGGCGTGCCGAGCCGGGCAGCTTGTGTTGA
- a CDS encoding PAS domain-containing protein → MSDTIFPRRPETEGDFPLIAKVCGHWASLRTRHALPARGALSPSAFAEALPHVFLAEFVSARVARIRLCGHGVEDVMGMDLRGMPLTTLFGTAARADIMTALEQVGRGVRATLSLQAEPGFGQPEMTAQLALMPLTGDDGRITHVLGVLERRGQIGRRPRRFSTAIAAPATEDSAPKLRLIIGGKQ, encoded by the coding sequence ATGAGTGACACCATCTTCCCACGCCGGCCAGAAACCGAAGGCGACTTCCCTTTGATTGCCAAGGTCTGCGGCCATTGGGCAAGTTTGCGCACGCGCCATGCGCTGCCTGCGCGCGGGGCGCTCAGCCCAAGCGCCTTTGCCGAAGCCTTGCCGCATGTGTTCCTTGCGGAATTTGTCAGCGCGCGCGTGGCGCGAATCCGGCTGTGCGGGCATGGGGTGGAAGATGTCATGGGCATGGACCTGCGCGGAATGCCGCTGACAACGCTGTTCGGGACAGCGGCGCGCGCGGATATCATGACCGCGCTGGAACAAGTCGGGCGCGGGGTGCGCGCCACCCTATCCTTGCAGGCCGAACCGGGTTTCGGCCAGCCAGAGATGACGGCGCAATTGGCCCTGATGCCGCTGACCGGGGATGACGGGCGGATCACCCATGTTCTGGGCGTGCTAGAGCGGCGTGGCCAGATCGGGCGGCGTCCGCGCCGGTTTTCCACCGCCATTGCTGCGCCCGCAACAGAGGACAGCGCGCCCAAGCTGCGGCTTATCATCGGGGGCAAGCAGTAA
- a CDS encoding class II 3-deoxy-7-phosphoheptulonate synthase: MTQDWTKSSWRQKPRIQMPDYPDANALAQVEARLASYPPLVFAGEARALKRKLGAAARGEAFLLQGGDCAESFAEFNADSIRDTFKVLLQMAIVLTYGAKVPVVKVGRMAGQFAKPRSAPMETVGGVELPSYRGDIINGFDFTPEARIPDPSRMLQAYTQAAASLNLLRAFSTGGYADMHRVHSWTLGFAEGDKAERYREMTARISDTLDFLTAAGITSETSRDLATVDFYTSHEALLLEYEEALCRVDSTSGQNIAGSGHLIWIGDRTRQPDGAHVEFCRGVQNPIGLKCGPSLSADDLKVLLAKLNPENEAGRLTLIARFGAGQVGDHLPRLIKAVQEEGANVLWTCDPMHGNVIKSSTGYKTRPFDSILREVREFFAVHNAEGTIPGGVHFEMTGKDVTECTGGLHAVSDEDLSQRYHTACDPRLNASQSLELAFLVAEELLGRREALAAAM, encoded by the coding sequence ATGACACAAGACTGGACAAAATCCTCATGGCGGCAAAAACCGCGCATCCAGATGCCCGACTATCCCGATGCAAACGCACTGGCGCAGGTCGAGGCGCGATTGGCCAGCTACCCGCCGCTGGTCTTTGCCGGTGAAGCGCGCGCGCTGAAACGCAAACTGGGCGCGGCCGCACGCGGCGAGGCGTTCTTGCTGCAAGGCGGCGATTGCGCCGAAAGCTTTGCCGAATTCAACGCCGACAGCATCCGCGACACGTTCAAGGTGCTGTTGCAGATGGCGATTGTGCTGACCTATGGTGCCAAGGTGCCGGTGGTGAAAGTGGGGCGCATGGCGGGCCAATTTGCCAAGCCGCGCTCTGCACCGATGGAAACCGTGGGTGGGGTAGAATTGCCCAGCTACCGGGGCGACATCATCAACGGGTTCGATTTCACGCCAGAGGCGCGCATTCCCGACCCCAGCCGCATGTTGCAAGCCTACACCCAAGCGGCAGCCAGCCTGAACCTGCTGCGCGCGTTTTCAACCGGCGGCTATGCCGATATGCACCGCGTGCATTCCTGGACGCTGGGCTTTGCCGAGGGCGACAAGGCCGAACGCTACCGCGAGATGACCGCACGCATTTCGGATACGCTGGATTTTCTGACGGCTGCCGGGATCACGTCGGAAACCAGCCGCGATCTGGCCACGGTGGATTTCTACACCAGCCACGAAGCGTTGTTGCTGGAATATGAAGAAGCGCTGTGCCGCGTGGATTCGACCAGCGGGCAGAATATTGCCGGGTCCGGCCATCTGATCTGGATCGGCGACCGCACCCGCCAGCCCGATGGCGCGCATGTCGAATTCTGCCGCGGCGTGCAGAACCCGATTGGCCTGAAATGTGGTCCCTCGCTAAGCGCGGATGACCTGAAAGTGCTGCTGGCCAAGCTGAACCCGGAAAACGAGGCCGGGCGCCTGACCCTGATCGCGCGCTTTGGCGCGGGCCAAGTGGGCGACCACCTGCCGCGCCTGATAAAAGCGGTGCAGGAAGAAGGCGCGAATGTGCTTTGGACCTGCGATCCGATGCATGGCAATGTCATCAAATCCTCGACCGGGTATAAAACCCGGCCCTTCGATTCCATCCTGCGCGAGGTGCGTGAATTCTTCGCCGTTCACAACGCCGAAGGCACCATTCCCGGCGGCGTGCATTTCGAGATGACGGGCAAGGATGTGACCGAATGCACCGGTGGGCTGCACGCTGTCAGCGACGAAGACCTGTCGCAGCGCTACCATACCGCCTGTGACCCGCGCCTGAATGCCAGCCAGTCTTTGGAACTGGCTTTCTTGGTGGCGGAAGAATTGCTGGGCCGCCGCGAGGCACTGGCCGCGGCCATGTAA
- a CDS encoding endoribonuclease YicC domain-containing protein, whose translation MILPRLAGQIWASTCPQVAVRRLDPVVSEFDHKPNTLCAKARYMELTRLGLALKSVSEQMRKQVQNLE comes from the coding sequence ATGATTCTGCCACGATTGGCCGGGCAGATTTGGGCAAGCACCTGCCCGCAGGTTGCTGTCCGCAGACTTGACCCTGTGGTGTCGGAATTCGACCACAAGCCCAACACCCTCTGCGCCAAGGCCCGGTATATGGAGTTGACGCGCCTTGGTCTGGCGTTGAAAAGCGTCTCCGAGCAGATGCGCAAGCAAGTTCAGAACCTGGAGTGA